Part of the Nostoc edaphicum CCNP1411 genome, AAGTCCCCTATCCTGATAATTAGGGAATTTATTTTATGAGTGTTAACTGTAGCACAAGTATAATTATATATTCAGTAAGTAATATGGGGAATCAAAATTATTATCCACTGAATTTACATATAGACAGTAACTATGGTAATGTGACACATGACTGTCGGTTCTGATGGTGAGCAGCCATCAGGCGCAAGGGGGAAAGTTCGGTGTAAATCCGGCGCTGTCCCGCAGCTGTAATGAGACGAATATAACGTGTCTCTTAGTCAGAATGCCCGCCGACTCACTCTAGACACAAAACATTTATCTGCGAGGCACAGATGATACATTTGATTAATAAATTTCATGGGTACAGATACTGTTTTAAGACAGTACCCTTTGCAAGTTTTACTAATTCGCTTCGCTGTTAGTAACGACACTCAATTTTGGGTTGTCCTATAGGGATTTGGGTATCCATAAGGAATACCACAAAGTCTTTTTGCTATCAAAATAGTACCCATCATGATTTAGGTATGGCAATGCATTGTAGCAAGCTAGTTGAAGCCTAAATCTTAAAAACTCATAGCACAAATAAATACCTGCATTTACTGAAAACGAGGAGTTTCATGTCCACTTCCCGCATAGTTACTTATTGTGAATTTTTCTCAAAAATCTTCGTTTTTACCGCAATCTATGGGATAGTCTGCGGAAGAAATGTAGCGATCGCTAATCAAGTTGCACAAATATCTGAGTTTCCTAAGTATGAAGGTTCTGCAAGAGACTTACAACCAGTTGCACAAGTAACACCTGAAAATACTCCAGCCTCCACAACAGGAACAGAACCCGATATTGAACTGACAGTCATCGACAAGCTATTGAATGAACCTGTATTTTCACCCTTTCGCCGCGAAGGGACAGTGAAAGATTCCACCCGTCCCGTTTACGTAATTACGGGTGAAGAAATGGAAGCGCAAGGTGCAAGAACTGTCAAAGAAGCACTGCGATTTCTTCCTGGTATCTTGGGTGATGGTACAGTTGGCACAGAAGTTAATGCCTTAAGTGGTCAATTTATTCGCGGTTCTAATATCGGTCAAGTATTAATATTGCTTGATGGTAGACCAATTAATAATCTTGGTGGCGGTGGTTTTGACCTCTCAGAATTTACCACCAATAATATTGAAAGAGTTGAAGTGTTACCAGGAGGAGGTTCAACACTTTATGGTTCTGATGCAATAGGAGGGGTAATTAATATTGTCACTCGTCGTCCCACAGAGAAAGTTACAACAGAAGCCAAGGTGAATATTGGTGCTTATGGACTAAACCAACAAAGTATTCAAAATAGTGGGAAAGCAGGTGCGATTTCTTGGGTTGTAGGTTACAACCGTACCCAAGCAGAAAATAATTATCCTTTCACAATTCCTGAAGCCAATTTTACAGGAACTAGAACAAATAATGATGCTCTGTTTAACAACTTTAATGTCAAACTAGAGGCAGATTTAGGAACACGTAATACCTTAAGTCTCTCAACCCTATACTTAAGCAAAGAACAGGGAGTACCAGGAGGTGTAGCAATTCCTGAACCACAATTTGGGCAAGGTTTTTTCAATTCTCTCACCGACAATAATCGCAAATATACAGACCAAGTTCTCACTGATTTAACCTGGAATTCCAAATTAGGCAATGGTAATGATTCACTTTTAACAGCCAGAGTTTACACTGATTTTCTCAATACTCGTTTTGATAACCGCAGTGGCGCACTTTCATCTCAAAATCGGTTTGATTCTAACCAAGTTTCTTACGGGATTCAAACCACACACAGTTGGAATCTGACCAAAAATCAGATTTTGGTTTACGGCTTTGATTACCGGAATGCAAATGTGCGTAATACCATCTTTAATTATGGCACTAATGTCAATAGAGAAAATTACGACAACGGTATTAGTCAAGGAGCCATTTTCGCCAAATATGAAAATAATCTTACTTCTAGTTTCAGTATCAATTTAGGAGTACGCCAAGATTTCAGTAGCTTGGTAAATGGTTCATTTACATCACCATCTGTAGGTACAAAATTAGCAATATCTGACTCCACAACACTCAGAGCTAACTATATCAGAAACTTCCGAGCGCCAACCATTGCTAATTTATTTAACAATAATCCTACTAATATTGGTAATCCTGAACTTAAACCCGAAAAGGGTGATAGTTTTGATATTGGCATTGACCAAAAGTTAGGTAATATAGGCTTATTACGTTTGACCTTCTTTAGTAATACAGTGTCAGATACAATTGCCTTTAAAAGACTGACACCACCCGTAAATGGCAATACAGGTACTTTTGAAAATATCGGACTGGTTAGAACGACAGGAATTGAAGCCTCTCTAAATTTGCAGCTAGCGAAGAATATCTATGCTTTTGCTAATTATACAGCTAATGATCCACGGATTTTAGAAAGTTCTAATCCGGCGGAAGTTGATAAAGAGTTGCGTTTTGCAGGTGCGGATAAATTAAATTTGGGTGTTTCTTATGAAAATCCTCAAGGTTGGTATTTAGGATTGCTCATGAATTCTTTGAATGGGTATCCAACGAATAACGATAATACAGAGTTTTTGTCTGGTTATACTACTTTAGATTTCAAAATGCGCGTCCCTTTAAATGATAGTTTGATACTGACAAGTAGTGTAGATAATATCTTTAACCAGCGTTATCAGTTATTTCCGGGTTTTCCTGATGGGGGGAGGGTTTTTCAGGTTGGGTTGAGTTCTAGGTTTTAAGGTTAAGAGTTTTTTCACGCACAGGAGAATTGAAGATGAGTGAATTTAATTGTTTGGTTACACCAGTAAATCAAGTTGTGACTGAGGCGTTGTCTACAGGTGGGACAATTGAGTATGAATATTTTGATTGTGGAAGTGATGTTTTGTCATCGTTACTTTACACCTTATTTGAGCAGAATTGGCAACAGGTAGGGGTGGGGCATATTGTCCAAGGTAGTGTTTTGGAATTAGAATTTAATGCTGCACCAAAACTTTGTATTCTCTACGATGGATATTTGACGGTAGCGACTGAAGGTTGTCATTTACATTTGTGTATTGATACTAATTTTGGTGGGCCTCTTTGTAGAACCCCTGTAGAAGTCAGGAAGCAGCGTCAAGTTAGTCGTGCGGCTTTTTATCGTCGGTTTAATGCAGAAGGAAATCCCAGAAGTTGGGGGATTCAATTTTGGAATGGTGCAGATGAACAATTGATGACGATTTTATTACCGAATCCTTTCGTTGATGGTGAAAATTTATTACCAGAAGGTAAACCTGATTTATCAAAGTTAGCTTTGTATCAGGAATTAAGAGATATTTATGTATTGGGTATTCAACCAATCCCGTTTAGCAAAAATCCCCTGAAGCATTCTTATATTTCAGTTTGTACCTCAACTCGCTGTCTTCCTTCACGCAAATGGCAACCCACATTTGATGCTTTAAAATCAGCAGTTGAAAATGCCAGTTTAGATATAGAAGTGAGAACATCTGGCTGCTTGGAAGTTTGCCAACAAGGGCCAGTAGTATTTTATTCTGATGATAGAACTTGGTATACTCGCGTTAACTCAAGTGTAGCTGAAACTATTGTCAATGAACATTTGCTAAAAGGTAACAAAGTTATTGAACATTGCTATCCACCAGATTCCCCATAACTTCTATTTTTTACAAATCTCACGCAAAGACGTAAAACAGATTTTATTTAGTTCATCTTCTTTTCTCTTCCTCTCTAACTCTCTGCGCCTTTGTGTCTCTGCGTGAGAAAAATTATCTTTCCTCAAACCACATGAAATTGGTAAAACTGACTCACTCAAAACCCATTATTTTTTTATGCCAATTCTTCTTAATTGCCACTTTAATTATTGCTTGCCATAGTACAGCAATTGATACCTCTACAAATGCCAATAATAACGGCTGTATTCAAAACTATGATCCCAATACTGATTACTTCCCTAATAAAATCAAGATTACTCATGCCACAGGCTTCGCAGTAGAGTATCATAAACACTACAAAATCGTCACTCTAAAAAATCCTTGGCAGAATGCTAACACAAAGTTTCAATATGTTTTAGTTCAATGTGGAACTCCCACGCCAAAAGGATTTAATCAAGCGCAGGTAATTACAGTTCCTATTAACTCCATAGTTTCTTTATCTACTACTCATTTACCCCACCTAGCGAAATTAGGTGTAGTTGATAAACTGATTGGTATTAGTAATACTAAACAAGTCAATACTCCTGATGTAGTCGAGAGAATTAAAGCTGGAAAGATAACACAAGTAGGGAATAATTCTAATGTGGATATAGAGAAAGTACTAGAATTAAATCCTGACTTGGTGACAACTTTTGGTACAGGAAATTCTCAAACTGATAGTTATGCCAAACTTACGGAGGCGGGTTTGAAAGTGGGGATAAATTCTGAATATATGGAAGACACACCACTGGGAAGAAGCGAATGGTTAAAATTTACGGCTCTGTTTTTTAATAAAGACGAACAAGCAGAAAAAATATTTAGTGAAATTGCCAATAAATATGCACGAGTAGCTGAAAAAGCTAAATCTGTAAAAAATCGTCCAACTATATTTGTTGGGTTCAATTTTAAAGGAACTTGGTATATGCCTGGGGGTAAAAGTTACGTAGCCAAATATCTGGCTGATGCAGGAGCAGATTATCTCTGGATTGATGATAAATCTTCTGGTAGTTTACCTTTATCTTTTGAAGTTGTTTTAGAACGTGCAGCGAATGCTGACTACTGGTTGAATTTTAGCCAATCTTGGAAGAAATTAAAGGATTTAGTCGCAGAAGATAATCGCTATGCTGATTTTAAGGCTGTGAAAACAGGCAATCTTTACAATAATAATGCCCGTGTTAATGAAAACGGAGGTAATGATTACTGGGAAGGCGGAATTAGTAACCCAGATATGGTTTTATCTGACTTGATTAAAATACTACATCCAGAAATATTACCTAACCATCAGTTATTTTATTACCACAGACTTAGTTAATAATGTTAAGCGCAAAATATAAATTTAAAATTCCCCTAATAACCCAAAAAACTCCGGTTTTCAAAACCATTATTTTCTTAATTATATTTATAAGTTTAATTTTGGCTTTTTTATTAGACTTGGCTTTAGGTTCAGTTGATATTCCTGTTAATGAAGTAATAAAAATTTTACTCGGACAAGAAGCAGAAAAAGTGACATGGACTCATATTATTCTCAAATTTCGCTTACCTAAAGCTTTAACTGCAACTTTAGCGGGTGCAGCTTTAGGTGTGAGTGGCTTACAAATGCAAACCCTATTTAAAAATCCCTTAGCAGGGCCTTTTGTATTGGGTATTAGTTCTGGTGCAAGTTTAGGTGTAGCGTTAGTTGTGCTGACAGCAAGTGCTACAACACCAACACTATTAGCAGATTTGGGAATAATTAGTGATTTTGGTTTAGTCATA contains:
- a CDS encoding TonB-dependent receptor plug domain-containing protein, which codes for MSTSRIVTYCEFFSKIFVFTAIYGIVCGRNVAIANQVAQISEFPKYEGSARDLQPVAQVTPENTPASTTGTEPDIELTVIDKLLNEPVFSPFRREGTVKDSTRPVYVITGEEMEAQGARTVKEALRFLPGILGDGTVGTEVNALSGQFIRGSNIGQVLILLDGRPINNLGGGGFDLSEFTTNNIERVEVLPGGGSTLYGSDAIGGVINIVTRRPTEKVTTEAKVNIGAYGLNQQSIQNSGKAGAISWVVGYNRTQAENNYPFTIPEANFTGTRTNNDALFNNFNVKLEADLGTRNTLSLSTLYLSKEQGVPGGVAIPEPQFGQGFFNSLTDNNRKYTDQVLTDLTWNSKLGNGNDSLLTARVYTDFLNTRFDNRSGALSSQNRFDSNQVSYGIQTTHSWNLTKNQILVYGFDYRNANVRNTIFNYGTNVNRENYDNGISQGAIFAKYENNLTSSFSINLGVRQDFSSLVNGSFTSPSVGTKLAISDSTTLRANYIRNFRAPTIANLFNNNPTNIGNPELKPEKGDSFDIGIDQKLGNIGLLRLTFFSNTVSDTIAFKRLTPPVNGNTGTFENIGLVRTTGIEASLNLQLAKNIYAFANYTANDPRILESSNPAEVDKELRFAGADKLNLGVSYENPQGWYLGLLMNSLNGYPTNNDNTEFLSGYTTLDFKMRVPLNDSLILTSSVDNIFNQRYQLFPGFPDGGRVFQVGLSSRF
- a CDS encoding ABC transporter substrate-binding protein; the encoded protein is MKLVKLTHSKPIIFLCQFFLIATLIIACHSTAIDTSTNANNNGCIQNYDPNTDYFPNKIKITHATGFAVEYHKHYKIVTLKNPWQNANTKFQYVLVQCGTPTPKGFNQAQVITVPINSIVSLSTTHLPHLAKLGVVDKLIGISNTKQVNTPDVVERIKAGKITQVGNNSNVDIEKVLELNPDLVTTFGTGNSQTDSYAKLTEAGLKVGINSEYMEDTPLGRSEWLKFTALFFNKDEQAEKIFSEIANKYARVAEKAKSVKNRPTIFVGFNFKGTWYMPGGKSYVAKYLADAGADYLWIDDKSSGSLPLSFEVVLERAANADYWLNFSQSWKKLKDLVAEDNRYADFKAVKTGNLYNNNARVNENGGNDYWEGGISNPDMVLSDLIKILHPEILPNHQLFYYHRLS
- a CDS encoding (2Fe-2S) ferredoxin domain-containing protein, with product MSEFNCLVTPVNQVVTEALSTGGTIEYEYFDCGSDVLSSLLYTLFEQNWQQVGVGHIVQGSVLELEFNAAPKLCILYDGYLTVATEGCHLHLCIDTNFGGPLCRTPVEVRKQRQVSRAAFYRRFNAEGNPRSWGIQFWNGADEQLMTILLPNPFVDGENLLPEGKPDLSKLALYQELRDIYVLGIQPIPFSKNPLKHSYISVCTSTRCLPSRKWQPTFDALKSAVENASLDIEVRTSGCLEVCQQGPVVFYSDDRTWYTRVNSSVAETIVNEHLLKGNKVIEHCYPPDSP